A window of the Scytonema millei VB511283 genome harbors these coding sequences:
- the serS gene encoding serine--tRNA ligase, whose protein sequence is MLDIKQIRENPQAVQERLQRRGDYDLQPLLELDRQQRDLEQARSQLQARSNEIGKLVGQKIKSGSSPDSPEVQDLREEGNTIKTRLSELEPQERELKEQIETFLLTIPNLPSDSTPIGKNEEDNIEVRRWGDEYLPQNANILPHWEIGEKLGLLNFERSTKIAQSRFVSLIGIGAQLERALIQFMLDRQTAAGYVEIIPPFLINSQSLTASGQLPKFAEESFKCANDDLWLSPTAEVPIANLYRGEILAAEDLPIYYCAHTPCFRREAGSYGRDTRGLIRLHQFNKVELFKFVHPDTSEQEHQKLLHDAEAILQALQLPYRVLELCTGDLGFSSTKTYDLEVWLPSSEKYREISSCSNCKDFQARRGSIRFKEAGKKGTQYVHTLNGSGLAVGRTMAAILENYQQPDGTVRVPEVLQPYLRREVIGEG, encoded by the coding sequence GTGCTGGATATCAAGCAAATTAGAGAAAATCCCCAAGCCGTGCAAGAACGGTTGCAGCGTCGTGGCGACTATGACTTGCAACCATTGTTGGAGTTAGACCGTCAACAACGGGACTTAGAACAAGCGCGATCGCAACTCCAAGCCCGTAGTAACGAAATTGGTAAACTCGTCGGACAAAAAATTAAATCTGGTAGCAGTCCTGACTCTCCAGAAGTGCAAGATTTGCGAGAAGAAGGCAACACGATCAAAACTCGGTTGAGCGAACTCGAACCGCAAGAAAGAGAGCTAAAAGAACAAATCGAAACTTTCTTGCTCACAATTCCCAACTTACCAAGCGATTCTACCCCGATTGGTAAAAACGAGGAAGACAACATTGAAGTGCGGCGTTGGGGAGATGAGTATCTGCCCCAAAACGCGAATATTCTGCCTCACTGGGAAATTGGTGAAAAGCTAGGGCTGCTCAATTTCGAGCGATCGACAAAAATAGCCCAAAGCCGTTTTGTCAGTTTAATTGGTATTGGGGCGCAGTTGGAAAGAGCATTAATTCAATTCATGCTCGATCGCCAAACCGCCGCAGGTTATGTAGAAATCATCCCACCCTTTTTGATTAATTCTCAATCCCTCACAGCCTCCGGTCAACTACCCAAATTTGCCGAAGAAAGCTTTAAGTGCGCCAATGACGATCTGTGGCTCAGTCCCACAGCTGAAGTTCCGATCGCGAATTTATATCGAGGAGAAATTTTAGCAGCCGAAGATTTGCCAATTTATTATTGCGCTCATACACCGTGTTTTCGCCGTGAAGCTGGTAGCTACGGTAGAGATACGCGAGGACTCATTCGACTGCACCAATTTAACAAAGTCGAATTATTCAAATTCGTCCATCCCGACACCTCAGAACAAGAGCATCAAAAACTATTGCACGACGCAGAAGCGATCTTACAGGCATTACAACTGCCTTACAGAGTACTAGAACTGTGTACGGGCGATCTTGGTTTTTCCTCTACAAAAACCTATGACTTAGAAGTGTGGCTACCCTCATCGGAAAAATATCGAGAAATTTCCAGTTGTTCCAACTGCAAGGATTTTCAAGCTCGCAGGGGGAGCATTCGGTTTAAGGAAGCAGGCAAAAAAGGAACCCAGTACGTCCACACCCTCAACGGTTCCGGTTTAGCTGTAGGTCGGACAATGGCAGCAATTTTAGAAAATTACCAGCAGCCAGATGGCACGGTAAGAGTACCGGAGGTGTTGCAACCTTACTTAAGGCGAGAAGTGATTGGGGAGGGGTGA
- the rimM gene encoding ribosome maturation factor RimM (Essential for efficient processing of 16S rRNA), with translation MKPQKTPEKPKTQNSKPQIPDGWLAIGTIVAPQGLDGEVRVYPDSDFPERFVEPGQRWLLRPGKTEPEPIELVEGRDIPGKGLYVIALEGIEDRSQAEALRDCVLLVPESDRPQLGEDEYHVVDLIGLEVFLQETGESIGMVSDVIPAGNDLLEVQLFQEVKSQKSEVKISDPPLPTPASQLPTPPKKVLIPFVKAIAPVVDLEARRIEIAPPPGLLEL, from the coding sequence ATGAAACCTCAGAAAACACCCGAAAAACCTAAAACTCAAAACTCAAAACCACAAATTCCCGATGGCTGGTTAGCAATTGGCACAATTGTTGCACCTCAAGGGTTAGATGGAGAAGTTAGAGTTTACCCCGATTCAGACTTTCCCGAACGATTTGTCGAACCAGGACAGCGCTGGTTACTGCGTCCAGGGAAAACAGAACCAGAACCTATAGAATTGGTCGAAGGTCGAGATATTCCAGGTAAAGGACTTTACGTAATAGCGTTAGAGGGAATTGAAGATCGCAGCCAAGCTGAAGCACTGCGAGATTGCGTCTTGCTCGTACCAGAAAGCGATCGCCCCCAATTAGGAGAAGATGAATATCATGTCGTCGATCTGATCGGTTTAGAAGTCTTTTTACAAGAAACTGGCGAGAGCATCGGTATGGTGTCAGACGTAATTCCTGCTGGGAACGACTTGTTAGAAGTGCAGTTGTTTCAAGAAGTCAAAAGTCAAAAGTCAGAAGTCAAAATTAGCGATCCTCCACTCCCGACTCCCGCTTCCCAACTCCCGACTCCCCCAAAAAAAGTTCTGATTCCATTTGTGAAAGCGATCGCACCTGTTGTAGATTTAGAGGCAAGAAGAATTGAAATTGCGCCGCCACCTGGCTTGCTTGAACTTTAG
- a CDS encoding DUF3155 domain-containing protein codes for MARRRKRKSRRRQEGRRILEHVPQYSIESGEDKPVTAARKFIQAEGIAPPALLLVKRNEHTTDRYFWAEKGLFGAQYVEENHFLFPSLRVLENPPEKELVAAHR; via the coding sequence TTGGCAAGAAGACGCAAGCGCAAAAGTCGTCGTCGCCAGGAAGGACGTCGCATCCTCGAGCATGTGCCTCAATATAGCATTGAAAGTGGCGAAGATAAACCCGTGACTGCTGCTCGGAAGTTTATTCAAGCGGAGGGAATTGCTCCGCCTGCATTGCTGCTGGTTAAGCGAAACGAGCACACTACAGATCGCTACTTCTGGGCAGAAAAAGGTTTGTTTGGGGCGCAGTATGTAGAAGAGAATCATTTCTTGTTCCCTAGTCTACGGGTACTAGAAAATCCTCCTGAAAAGGAACTCGTTGCCGCACACAGGTAG
- a CDS encoding sensor histidine kinase — MPASAEFISLCRSQVALLTQGMGAALSVVYLTERLVEEGTAQEKLIPVVAYPETAARWKGLELNSAAFPATTSRPQPPRLQAKATAKNIDTVSLPELPTEANVAEPPETADKALVPSQQIVLPLLNEGALIGLLVTSREDRAWNERERHEIERVAQTLTLARLLDRRRERSEQQLSQQKQLQAQQRELLDNLLHQFRNPLTALRTFGKLLLKRLLPGDANRAVADNIVRESDRLQELLQQFDRVIDMTEEDLEPTKSLPPATEVRSAIPILNAPLPLLPNREGTQSEICTIEDVLKPLLASAWAIAQERNLDLQADLPPNLPTVRAHLRELREVLSNLLDNAIKYTPPGGKIYVQAGLERDNFQGIAISDTGVGIPPQDKERIFDRHYRGRQADSDIPGTGLGLAIAKALIEQMQGTIEVFSPALWHPTPESSGGTTFIVWLLVDAGAALREG; from the coding sequence ATGCCTGCCAGTGCTGAGTTTATTTCATTGTGTCGCTCTCAAGTTGCCTTGCTAACCCAAGGAATGGGGGCGGCTTTGAGCGTGGTATATCTGACGGAAAGATTAGTGGAGGAAGGAACAGCACAGGAGAAGCTGATCCCTGTCGTAGCCTATCCAGAGACCGCAGCGAGGTGGAAGGGACTAGAGTTAAATAGTGCAGCATTTCCTGCTACAACAAGTCGCCCTCAGCCACCGCGATTGCAAGCAAAAGCCACTGCAAAAAATATAGATACTGTATCTTTACCGGAACTACCGACCGAGGCAAATGTAGCTGAACCGCCAGAAACGGCAGATAAAGCCCTAGTACCGAGCCAACAGATTGTTTTACCACTGCTTAATGAAGGAGCATTAATTGGACTACTCGTGACTAGTCGGGAGGATAGAGCATGGAACGAGCGAGAACGGCATGAAATCGAACGGGTGGCGCAAACGCTAACGCTGGCAAGACTTTTAGATCGGCGACGAGAGCGATCGGAGCAGCAGCTCAGTCAGCAAAAGCAACTACAAGCCCAGCAGCGAGAGTTATTAGATAACTTACTTCACCAGTTTCGCAACCCACTGACGGCGTTGCGGACGTTCGGCAAATTGCTGCTCAAGCGCCTGCTACCTGGAGATGCAAACCGAGCTGTGGCAGACAATATCGTGCGAGAAAGCGATCGCTTGCAAGAATTGCTGCAACAATTCGATCGAGTCATCGACATGACAGAGGAAGATTTAGAACCAACCAAATCCCTTCCTCCAGCCACAGAGGTGCGATCGGCAATACCTATACTCAATGCCCCTTTACCACTGCTGCCCAATCGCGAAGGCACTCAGAGCGAGATCTGCACGATTGAGGACGTGCTAAAACCCTTGCTAGCTTCTGCTTGGGCGATCGCTCAAGAACGCAACTTAGATCTGCAAGCAGATCTGCCACCAAATTTACCAACAGTGCGCGCTCATCTAAGAGAATTGCGTGAGGTATTAAGCAATTTGCTTGACAATGCGATTAAATATACTCCGCCTGGAGGCAAAATTTACGTCCAAGCAGGGTTAGAGCGAGATAACTTCCAGGGCATCGCCATTAGCGACACCGGGGTAGGTATCCCCCCGCAAGATAAGGAGCGAATTTTCGATCGCCACTACCGAGGTAGACAAGCAGATTCAGATATTCCTGGTACGGGTTTGGGACTAGCAATTGCTAAGGCACTGATCGAACAAATGCAAGGCACGATTGAAGTTTTTAGTCCTGCTTTGTGGCATCCCACCCCAGAAAGTAGCGGGGGAACTACGTTTATTGTTTGGTTGTTGGTTGATGCTGGTGCTGCACTGCGTGAAGGTTGA
- a CDS encoding PadR family transcriptional regulator, giving the protein MRIEDIYQFFQNPPPTYLSQELAVCYVLSVLLKGESYGTELIQKLESEYPNYRLSDTVLYSALKFLEDEKAILGYWKKVEGRGRPRRMYQISPEWQVQAQELSRLWQEYINKVVR; this is encoded by the coding sequence ATGAGAATTGAGGATATTTATCAGTTTTTCCAAAATCCTCCTCCGACCTATTTGAGCCAAGAACTTGCAGTATGTTACGTGCTGTCAGTTTTGTTAAAAGGAGAATCCTACGGCACGGAACTGATTCAAAAGCTGGAGAGCGAATACCCTAATTATCGCCTTTCCGATACAGTCCTTTACAGCGCACTTAAGTTCCTGGAAGATGAAAAGGCAATTCTCGGTTACTGGAAGAAGGTTGAGGGCAGAGGGCGACCGCGACGGATGTATCAGATAAGCCCAGAATGGCAAGTACAGGCACAGGAGTTATCTCGACTGTGGCAAGAATATATTAATAAGGTGGTACGCTAA
- a CDS encoding phosphate-starvation-inducible PsiE family protein, with translation MKLLRKLISPLVDKNTNPDFLVFVDKVEDFFAKLLTLAMLGVILFAIIDLGVTLAKELLLVSELGNFSAGLLKIFGLFLNILIALEITQNITSYLSSHIIQIEMVIVTSLIAVARKIIILDLGKITDSQLLALATAIIALSICYWLVRRTNAKYPPHKGH, from the coding sequence ATGAAGTTATTGCGAAAACTAATATCACCTCTAGTAGATAAAAACACGAATCCAGATTTTTTAGTTTTTGTTGATAAAGTAGAAGATTTTTTTGCCAAACTCTTAACGCTAGCAATGTTAGGAGTTATTTTATTTGCCATTATAGATTTGGGCGTAACTTTAGCTAAAGAACTGCTACTTGTCTCTGAACTAGGGAATTTTTCTGCTGGCTTACTCAAAATCTTTGGTTTATTTTTAAATATTCTTATTGCTCTAGAAATTACGCAGAATATTACTTCTTATCTGAGCAGTCATATCATTCAAATCGAGATGGTGATTGTAACATCTCTAATTGCAGTTGCTCGCAAAATTATCATTCTCGATCTTGGCAAAATTACTGATTCTCAATTATTAGCACTTGCAACTGCGATTATTGCCCTTTCTATTTGTTACTGGTTAGTCAGACGCACCAATGCCAAATATCCACCACATAAAGGGCATTAA
- the glgP gene encoding alpha-glucan family phosphorylase — protein MTNKSAIAPAQKLSEKLPLPLKRLADLAYNYWWSWTSERVFLFQNISPEAWERYGHNPVAVLESASYERLTQLAEDPFYIKHLSQVVAEFDAYINQQDTWVSRVAPQISWQNPIAYFCAEFGIHESLPVYSGGLGILAGDHLKSASDLGVPLIGVGLLYRQGYFRQRLNRSGWQEDYYIDNVFQQMPLELMLNERGEALTIELQVRQRMVKIQVWRAQVGRVSLYLLDTDREDNDPIDRWLTGHLYGGNQDTRIAQEVVLGIGGVKALTALGIQPSIHHLNEGHAAFCTLEIAWQEMERTGKPFYDVEASVRNRCVFTTHTPVPAGHDVFSPDLMDSHFAQYWTQLRLSREQFLALGAKRLGDPWEPFGMTVLALRMCRAANGVSELHGRVSRQMWTALYPDRPEDRVPIGHITNGVHAPTWTAPLMADLYTQYLGADWQTRAIDPAMWADVDRIPDAELWQRHQVLKERLIAFTRYRIKKARTDRGEVGDRIHAADLLLDPNALTIGFARRFSQYKRGNLLLRDAERALKIFGNAQRPVQIVFAGKAHPADEEGKRIIQKLMEWCQHSAIQHRVAFIEDYDIYVAQKLVQGVDVWLNNPRRPLEASGTSGQKVCFNGGINCSVLDGWWCEGYQVGMDGKGINGWAIGEDAHTSNQELQDRIDSESLYKLLEEEIAPLYYDRDNNGIPHRWIQMMKASIKTNAPLFNTDRMIADYVTRIYAPGCSTISTPSLAQVIV, from the coding sequence ATGACGAATAAATCTGCGATCGCCCCAGCACAAAAGCTGAGCGAAAAATTACCCCTGCCACTCAAAAGATTGGCAGATCTGGCTTATAACTATTGGTGGAGTTGGACGAGCGAACGAGTTTTCCTATTTCAAAATATTTCGCCGGAAGCTTGGGAGCGTTACGGGCATAACCCTGTAGCCGTGTTGGAATCAGCTTCTTACGAACGCCTGACCCAGTTAGCAGAAGACCCTTTCTACATCAAACATTTATCCCAGGTGGTAGCTGAGTTTGATGCTTATATAAACCAGCAAGATACTTGGGTGAGTCGAGTTGCACCGCAAATTTCATGGCAAAATCCGATCGCCTATTTTTGTGCTGAATTTGGCATTCACGAATCTCTCCCCGTATATTCTGGCGGTTTGGGTATCCTGGCTGGAGATCACCTCAAATCTGCTTCCGATCTGGGCGTACCCCTAATTGGCGTAGGATTGTTGTATCGTCAAGGCTATTTCCGGCAGCGACTTAACCGCAGCGGTTGGCAGGAAGATTACTACATCGACAATGTTTTCCAGCAAATGCCGCTGGAATTGATGCTGAACGAGCGGGGAGAAGCCCTGACGATCGAACTGCAAGTTAGACAGCGGATGGTCAAAATCCAAGTTTGGCGGGCGCAAGTGGGTAGGGTGAGTCTCTACTTACTGGATACAGACCGTGAAGACAACGACCCGATCGATCGCTGGCTCACAGGACACCTCTACGGGGGCAACCAAGACACGCGGATCGCCCAAGAGGTGGTTTTAGGTATTGGCGGAGTCAAGGCGCTTACAGCCTTGGGAATTCAGCCCTCAATTCACCACTTGAACGAGGGACACGCTGCGTTTTGCACCCTAGAGATTGCTTGGCAAGAAATGGAGCGGACGGGCAAACCTTTTTACGATGTGGAAGCGAGCGTACGCAATCGCTGCGTCTTTACCACTCATACCCCCGTACCCGCCGGACACGATGTCTTCTCGCCCGATTTGATGGACTCGCATTTTGCGCAATATTGGACGCAGTTGCGGCTGTCGCGAGAGCAGTTTTTAGCCTTGGGTGCGAAAAGACTGGGCGATCCTTGGGAGCCTTTTGGCATGACTGTCTTAGCCCTGCGGATGTGTCGCGCTGCTAATGGGGTGAGCGAATTGCATGGCAGAGTTTCGCGGCAGATGTGGACTGCTTTGTATCCCGATCGCCCCGAAGACCGCGTACCCATCGGTCACATCACCAACGGCGTTCACGCCCCAACGTGGACGGCTCCGTTGATGGCTGACCTTTACACTCAGTATTTGGGTGCAGACTGGCAGACGCGGGCGATCGATCCGGCAATGTGGGCAGATGTCGATCGCATTCCCGATGCGGAATTATGGCAGCGACATCAAGTTTTGAAAGAGCGCTTGATTGCCTTTACCCGTTACAGAATCAAAAAAGCGAGAACGGATCGGGGTGAAGTTGGCGATCGGATTCATGCTGCCGATCTGTTGCTCGATCCCAATGCTCTCACGATTGGTTTTGCCCGTCGCTTCTCCCAATACAAACGGGGTAATTTGTTGCTACGGGATGCAGAAAGAGCGTTGAAAATCTTTGGTAATGCTCAACGTCCAGTGCAAATTGTCTTTGCTGGTAAAGCTCACCCCGCCGATGAGGAAGGCAAGCGGATCATCCAAAAATTGATGGAGTGGTGTCAGCACTCAGCAATTCAGCATCGAGTGGCGTTTATTGAAGACTACGACATTTACGTAGCACAGAAGTTAGTGCAAGGCGTGGATGTTTGGTTGAATAATCCCCGTCGTCCCCTAGAGGCTTCCGGTACGAGCGGACAAAAAGTCTGTTTTAATGGCGGGATCAACTGTAGCGTCCTCGATGGTTGGTGGTGCGAGGGCTATCAAGTTGGGATGGATGGCAAGGGAATCAACGGTTGGGCGATCGGTGAAGATGCTCATACGAGCAATCAAGAGTTGCAGGATCGAATCGATTCTGAATCCCTCTACAAGTTATTGGAAGAGGAGATCGCACCTCTATACTACGATCGCGACAACAACGGCATTCCGCACCGCTGGATTCAAATGATGAAGGCATCGATTAAGACGAACGCACCTCTGTTTAATACGGATCGGATGATCGCCGATTACGTGACGCGCATCTATGCTCCTGGCTGTTCGACAATCTCTACACCAAGTTTGGCTCAAGTGATTGTCTAA
- a CDS encoding DUF3611 family protein, with the protein MFDKSGTKPPPASLESIANQFRLTGWIGFWSQIVLGVVSAVVLLLFAVFSQRTGSPSNNPGTGFGIFLAVCGLIALGMSVYCAFRYTRLGRQLRSSNPANRPRKVYTIQVIKFALVVNLVGMLLSLFGAYAIIGTLFARAITPQALAAGIFDPNRVIGGLDILAVQANTNTIFAHFLGLSSALWLLNRINRS; encoded by the coding sequence ATGTTTGATAAGTCGGGTACGAAGCCTCCTCCGGCATCGCTTGAATCCATTGCTAACCAGTTTCGGCTGACTGGTTGGATTGGCTTTTGGTCGCAGATCGTTTTGGGTGTTGTTTCTGCCGTAGTTTTGTTGCTATTTGCCGTATTCAGTCAGCGAACTGGCAGTCCTAGTAACAATCCTGGGACTGGATTTGGCATTTTTCTCGCTGTCTGTGGATTGATTGCCCTTGGCATGAGCGTCTACTGTGCTTTTCGATACACCAGACTAGGCAGACAACTCCGGTCATCGAATCCTGCTAACCGTCCGCGCAAAGTTTATACGATTCAAGTTATCAAATTTGCTTTAGTCGTTAACTTGGTAGGAATGCTCTTGAGCCTGTTTGGAGCTTATGCGATTATTGGGACTCTATTTGCTAGAGCAATAACGCCGCAAGCGCTAGCAGCAGGAATATTCGACCCCAACAGAGTCATCGGCGGATTGGACATATTAGCAGTGCAAGCAAATACAAATACCATTTTTGCTCACTTTCTGGGATTATCCAGCGCTTTATGGCTACTCAATCGGATTAATCGGAGTTGA
- a CDS encoding NAD(P)/FAD-dependent oxidoreductase: MKIYDWIVVGGGITGAALSYELVRQGFSVLLLEQDPTGQNATRYSYGGLAFWSGTTDIMRQLCAEGIARHRILSEELAADTQFRELDLVLTIAADDDPAAAAATYANFAIPPQLLSISEACELEPLLNPDAIAGALTVKHGHINAEKTAQAYIQAFLRAGGDLQFAQVLKLWQQGDKVEGVKTASETYCSANTAICAGGLSRALLKAAGISVKLYFTHAELIDIPPTDIKLRSLVMPARLQRFQLEATSTTNDRLWDEQGLELAPPILDTGAIQFLDGSLRLGQLSRALTDIQATINPEASEATIRAGIGQILPALQDLPGTWHHCLVSFSRVSAAEQSSRLPLVGSIPGKTGIHTFSGFSNPLVIIPPLAQRFARSVIS; encoded by the coding sequence ATGAAAATATACGATTGGATTGTGGTAGGTGGAGGTATTACTGGCGCAGCTTTGAGCTACGAATTAGTTCGGCAAGGCTTTTCCGTCCTGCTGCTAGAACAAGATCCAACAGGGCAAAATGCAACTCGCTACAGCTATGGTGGTTTAGCTTTTTGGTCTGGGACTACCGACATAATGCGCCAATTATGCGCTGAAGGAATCGCCCGTCATCGCATTCTCTCAGAAGAATTAGCCGCCGACACTCAATTTCGGGAACTAGACTTAGTGCTGACAATTGCCGCTGATGATGACCCCGCAGCCGCCGCCGCTACCTATGCCAATTTTGCCATTCCGCCGCAACTCCTCAGCATTTCAGAAGCCTGCGAATTAGAACCATTATTAAACCCTGACGCGATCGCCGGAGCATTGACGGTAAAACACGGTCATATCAACGCTGAAAAAACCGCTCAAGCTTACATCCAAGCCTTTTTACGGGCAGGGGGCGATCTTCAGTTTGCTCAAGTACTCAAACTCTGGCAACAAGGCGACAAGGTAGAAGGGGTAAAAACTGCTAGCGAGACGTATTGCAGTGCCAACACGGCGATCTGCGCGGGTGGATTGAGCCGCGCTTTACTCAAAGCAGCAGGTATTTCGGTCAAACTGTACTTTACTCATGCTGAGTTAATTGACATTCCACCCACAGACATAAAATTGCGATCGCTCGTGATGCCAGCTCGACTTCAACGCTTTCAACTAGAAGCCACATCGACGACAAACGATCGCTTGTGGGACGAACAAGGATTAGAACTCGCACCCCCAATTTTAGATACTGGAGCGATTCAATTTCTTGATGGTAGCCTGCGTTTAGGGCAGTTGAGCCGCGCTTTGACCGATATCCAAGCCACCATTAATCCCGAAGCCAGCGAAGCCACAATCCGAGCGGGTATAGGGCAAATTTTACCAGCACTCCAAGACCTACCAGGAACTTGGCATCACTGTTTAGTTAGTTTCAGCCGCGTTAGCGCAGCCGAACAAAGTTCTCGCCTGCCTCTAGTTGGTAGCATCCCTGGCAAAACAGGCATCCACACCTTCTCTGGATTCAGCAATCCCCTCGTCATCATCCCACCCCTAGCGCAGCGCTTTGCTCGTTCAGTTATCAGTTGA
- a CDS encoding cofactor assembly of complex C subunit B gives MTPILSSTLLLTLLLSVGLFFFIRASTKDRTQTIHLVSAQPEASLMAQLQQYLRSRSYTVSEVDAEKNSVTFEGFIRPSLFLAVFLSMLATVGILCLILVWSLLFPNWTAAFSILILLAPTAGIFYWKKAGRKERVSLKLEANTGDRISPQSLLTVTAHRDELIQLQRSLNLKPAE, from the coding sequence ATGACTCCGATTCTCTCATCGACCCTACTGCTGACTTTATTGCTGTCAGTGGGTCTATTTTTCTTCATTCGAGCCTCTACTAAAGACCGAACGCAAACGATTCACCTGGTATCCGCACAGCCAGAGGCTTCGTTGATGGCGCAACTACAACAGTATTTGCGCTCGCGTTCCTATACTGTGTCTGAGGTGGATGCTGAGAAAAATTCTGTTACGTTTGAGGGATTTATCCGACCGAGCTTGTTTCTAGCTGTGTTTCTCTCAATGCTTGCCACGGTGGGAATTCTTTGCCTGATCTTGGTTTGGTCGTTACTATTTCCAAACTGGACGGCGGCTTTCTCGATCCTGATTTTGCTAGCTCCAACAGCAGGTATTTTCTATTGGAAAAAAGCAGGCAGGAAAGAACGGGTATCTCTTAAATTAGAGGCAAATACGGGCGATCGCATCTCGCCACAAAGCCTGCTCACAGTCACCGCTCATCGGGATGAGTTAATTCAATTGCAGCGATCGCTGAATTTGAAGCCAGCAGAATAA
- a CDS encoding valine--pyruvate transaminase, producing MNPALTKIGAQMSHLTGVRAIMKDIIETLQAGAGKEFINLSAGNPLILPEVEQLWRDCTAQLLASSDYGEVVCRYGSSQGYAPLISAIAADFNRRYGLNLSERNILITPGSQTLYFYAANAFGGYCLDGELRQIVLPLSPDYTGYGGVSLAPEALIAYKPALDIDSAAHRFKYRPDFSQLKINEETGCVVFSRPCNPTGNVLTDEEVKKIAALAAPFNVPVIIDSAYAPPFPALNFTEMSPVFGDNILHCMSLSKAGLPGERIGVAIGDEKLIQILESFQTNMCIHPSRYGQAIAALAINSGALAEISSNVIRPFYRQKFEVLESTLEQAMPDIPWFLHRGEGAIFAWLWLKDLPLTDWEFYQQLKQENVIVVPGSSFFPGLRENWIHKQQCLRISLTASNEEIAVGMQRLAKVAERVYAKAKIAG from the coding sequence ATGAATCCTGCCCTAACGAAAATTGGCGCTCAAATGTCCCACCTGACGGGGGTGCGGGCAATTATGAAAGATATTATTGAAACGCTGCAAGCAGGTGCAGGTAAGGAGTTTATCAATTTAAGTGCGGGAAATCCGCTGATTTTGCCAGAGGTAGAGCAGTTATGGCGAGACTGTACGGCGCAGTTGTTAGCCAGTTCTGACTATGGTGAAGTCGTCTGTCGTTACGGTTCGAGCCAAGGTTACGCACCACTCATTAGCGCGATCGCAGCTGATTTCAATCGCCGCTACGGGTTAAACTTGAGCGAGCGCAATATCCTCATTACTCCTGGTAGCCAAACTCTCTATTTCTACGCTGCAAATGCTTTTGGTGGCTACTGTCTTGATGGTGAGTTAAGGCAGATCGTTCTACCCCTCAGTCCAGATTACACGGGTTATGGTGGCGTGAGTCTTGCCCCAGAAGCTTTGATTGCCTATAAGCCTGCACTAGATATCGATTCAGCCGCCCATAGATTCAAATATCGCCCCGATTTTAGTCAACTCAAAATTAACGAAGAGACGGGATGCGTCGTATTTTCTCGCCCCTGCAATCCTACGGGTAACGTTTTAACGGATGAGGAGGTGAAGAAAATTGCGGCTTTGGCTGCACCTTTTAATGTTCCAGTTATTATTGATTCTGCTTATGCTCCTCCCTTTCCAGCTTTGAATTTTACCGAAATGTCGCCTGTATTTGGAGACAATATTCTCCATTGCATGAGTTTATCAAAAGCCGGATTGCCAGGTGAAAGAATTGGAGTGGCGATTGGAGATGAAAAATTAATTCAAATTCTGGAATCGTTCCAGACAAATATGTGCATCCATCCCTCGCGCTACGGACAGGCGATCGCGGCTTTAGCGATTAATTCTGGTGCTTTGGCAGAGATTTCTAGCAATGTCATTCGACCTTTTTATCGGCAAAAGTTTGAGGTATTAGAATCTACTTTAGAACAGGCGATGCCTGATATACCTTGGTTTTTGCATCGTGGCGAAGGAGCAATTTTTGCTTGGTTATGGTTAAAAGATTTACCTTTAACCGATTGGGAATTTTATCAACAACTAAAACAAGAAAATGTCATTGTCGTTCCTGGTAGTTCCTTCTTCCCTGGTTTACGCGAAAATTGGATTCACAAACAGCAGTGTTTGCGAATTAGTTTGACCGCAAGCAATGAAGAAATTGCCGTGGGAATGCAGCGTCTCGCCAAGGTAGCCGAAAGAGTTTATGCAAAGGCTAAAATTGCCGGGTGA